In Cercospora beticola chromosome 3, complete sequence, the following proteins share a genomic window:
- a CDS encoding uncharacterized protein (antiSMASH:Cluster_10~BUSCO:EOG09263OZR) yields MGSIDDLNAQTSYTEDGSPGAYTTRELIRDIPLIGDDGTTGYITCVDTWNGNLYIGTSHGAVLHYVSIPGDHESDPPAYIFATRIEPHFTTAQTGADAGVKQILLLPSINKACIVCNSTLTFYNIPELSPAFEEVVQAGCLWVGGRDRNLSAEDENGNGAVVVICLRQRLRLIRVGEDFRPRKIRDIELAGVSALERRGDLACVANGQEYSLLDVVNQRKNLLFPISSTSVTRSPPTPPPKQLAPPPPPGRPAARSFSSRSPVRQDRGHQRITSLGGQPHNMDRLRSDSNSPFPPRRSSRQEADPVAVAPTPEASQAVIEEPESSTTASQEASDDGAKALPALPAESQSPPTPEAPKPLLANIVTPTPEEFLLTTGTSMTDPGVGLFVNLDGDVVRGTIEFSSYPESLVLHEAEQSAGSPNDSLSQGYVFAIVQHTHEGILRRCIEVQRWNAEPGEVQPKEWLAIGPVTENDADTPSGIGLRNATSTANLHTTGISMSLRLRKLNVKDSADENENSAEKARNEDEDKLASRFAQATANVLLYASDRVSWILQEPLLIQLDRQLSSAMQKSDAGELSIDVPTVQRVFNSIRGQDPRDELEFLTLTYVRQKAALLLFGNLVLQTARGVIAYEHDKRRAEDALTSGEIDPRIMLILVPPLNEEVAEGAGLWLPQGLRDTIDWLRHGIGLNHLDRDIKGAYGDNMLSLTKRYLTAWRKKKGFGSVADEAHVFQTVDAALLNALLMFDQDTPRGPAIPGSVRTELYGVVDKGVDCFERAVQLLEQHQRLYVLSRLYQNKHYRDISKVLATWRRILDGEHDAGGEFIEGEHVMREYLSKIRDTALVQEYGAWLANRNPKLGVQIFADDSSRVQFEPTQAVAILKERAPDAVKDYLEHLVFGKNHVQYVNDLIAYYLDTVLEELEKNKESRVMLKESYDIYRAQIPPKPTYRQFITENAVEAEWWHNRLRLLQLIGGSHGAASKYDVHTLGKRLAPYSAELVPEMIILNGREGKHEEALRLLVHGLGDYDTAIRYCLLGGSSIFHPSSGLEPTQPLPSRDEQSMLFGYLLDQFFQIEDFSERLDRTAELLERFGGWLDAAKVLEMIPDSWSVELVSGFLMHAFRNLVAEKNETVIVKALCSAQNIKKAVEEIDLREKLGPVVIQAELGTEVT; encoded by the coding sequence ATGGGATCTATCGATGATCTCAATGCGCAGACTTCCTACACCGAAGATGGCTCGCCTGGCGCATACACCACCCGCGAGCTGATCCGCGACATTCCTCTCATCGGCGACGACGGCACCACAGGATACATCACATGCGTTGACACGTGGAACGGAAACTTGTACATTGGCACCTCCCATGGTGCAGTTCTGCACTATGTCTCGATTCCGGGCGATCACGAGAGCGATCCGCCAGCGTATATCTTCGCAACCCGAATTGAGCCTCACTTCACCACAGCCCAGACGGGAGCAGATGCGGGCGTGAAGCAGATACTCCTTCTGCCCAGCATCAACAAGGCTTGCATTGTATGCAATAGCACTCTAACCTTCTACAATATTCCAGAGCTCAGTCCTGCATTCGAAGAGGTCGTGCAAGCTGGCTGTCTGTGGGTTGGAGGCCGAGACCGGAACTTGAGCGCGGAGGATGAGAATGGCAATGGTGCTGTTGTCGTGATATGCTTGCGACAGCGACTGCGATTGATTCGAGTGGGAGAAGACTTCCGCCCACGCAAGATCAGAGACATTGAGCTCGCTGGAGTATCAGCACTTGAGCGGCGAGGTGATCTCGCCTGCGTTGCTAACGGGCAAGAGTATTCGCTGTTAGATGTCGTGAACCAGCGCAAAAATTTGCTCTTTCCTATCTCGTCTACGAGCGTCACTCGATCTCCTCCCACTCCGCCACCGAAACAACTAGCCCCTCCGCCCCCTCCAGGACGACCTGCTGCGCGAAGCTTTTCCTCCCGCAGCCCTGTGCGCCAGGATCGCGGCCATCAACGGATCACAAGCCTGGGCGGGCAGCCGCACAACATGGACAGGTTGCGTTCAGATAGTAACTCACCGTTCCCACCCAGGAGATCGTCTCGTCAAGAGGCCGATCCAGTTGCAGTGGCCCCGACCCCGGAGGCGAGTCAGGCCGTAATCGAGGAGCCAGAGAGTTCTACAACAGCGTCGCAAGAGGCATCGGACGATGGCGCAAAAGCTCTCCCAGCATTGCCTGCAGAGTCTCAGAGCCCCCCAACGCCAGAAGCCCCGAAACCTCTTCTTGCCAACATCGTTACTCCAACGCCGGAAGAATTCTTACTGACCACTGGCACAAGCATGACTGATCCTGGAGTGGGCTTGTTCGTCAATCTAGATGGCGATGTCGTTCGTGGAACCATAGAGTTCAGTTCCTATCCTGAGTCACTGGTCCTCCATGAGGCAGAGCAGTCTGCAGGTTCGCCCAATGACTCGCTCAGCCAGGGTTATGTTTTCGCAATCGTACAGCATACGCACGAGGGCATTCTGCGAAGATGCATCGAGGTGCAGCGGTGGAATGCGGAGCCCGGCGAGGTACAACCGAAGGAGTGGCTGGCTATTGGACCAGTCACCGAGAACGACGCAGATACTCCTTCAGGCATTGGCCTACGGAATGCCACGAGTACCGCCAACCTTCATACCACTGGTATAAGTATGAGCCTGCGCCTTCGTAAGCTCAACGTCAAAGATAGCGCGGACGAAAACGAGAATTCCGCAGAGAAGGCACggaacgaagacgaagataaGCTTGCGTCTCGCTTTGCGCAAGCCACCGCCAACGTACTTCTTTACGCTAGCGACAGAGTTTCCTGGATATTGCAAGAACCCTTACTCATACAGCTTGACAGGCAGCTGAGCTCGGCTATGCAGAAAAGCGATGCAGGCGAGCTCTCAATTGATGTGCCGACGGTACAACGCGTGTTCAACAGCATACGTGGACAAGATCCGAGGGATGAGCTCGAATTTCTGACTCTGACCTATGTTCGGCAGAAAGCAGCGCTATTGCTGTTTGGCAACCTGGTCCTGCAGACCGCGCGCGGCGTCATTGCCTACGAGCATGACAAGCGACGTGCAGAAGACGCTCTGACGTCTGGCGAAATCGATCCCCGCATCATGTTGATTCTAGTACCGCCGCTCAATGAGGAGGTGGCAGAAGGCGCAGGTCTGTGGCTCCCCCAGGGATTGCGGGACACTATCGATTGGCTTCGACATGGGATTGGTCTCAATCATCTTGACCGCGATATCAAAGGCGCGTACGGCGATAATATGTTAAGCCTGACGAAGCGTTACTTGACAGCTTGGCGCAAGAAGAAAGGCTTTGGTAGTGTTGCGGACGAAGCGCACGTCTTCCAAACAGTAGATGCTGCGCTTCTGAACGCTCTACTCATGTTCGACCAGGACACGCCTCGAGGACCTGCGATACCCGGCTCGGTACGAACTGAACTGTATGGAGTGGTCGACAAGGGCGTGGATTGCTTCGAGCGGGctgtccagcttctcgagcagcatcagcgaCTATATGTCTTGAGTCGCTTGTACCAGAACAAACACTATCGAGACATTTCCAAAGTGCTAGCCACGTGGCGTCGCATTCTCGATGGTGAACACGATGCAGGCGGCGAGTTCATCGAAGGTGAACACGTCATGCGAGAATATCTCTCGAAAATTCGAGACACCGCACTCGTCCAGGAATACGGTGCCTGGCTGGCTAACAGGAACCCTAAGCTGGGTGTACAGATTTTTGCAGACGATTCGAGCAGGGTTCAATTCGAGCCGACCCAAGCAGTGGCCATCCTCAAAGAGAGAGCACCTGATGCAGTCAAAGACTATCTTGAGCATTTGGTGTTTGGCAAAAATCATGTGCAATACGTTAACGACCTCATTGCTTATTATCTCGACACCGttctagaagagctcgaAAAGAACAAGGAGTCACGCGTCATGCTCAAAGAATCCTATGACATCTATCGAGCTCAAATTCCTCCCAAGCCCACCTATCGTCAATTCATCACGGAGAATGCCGTGGAAGCAGAGTGGTGGCACAATCGTCTACGACTATTGCAGCTTATTGGTGGCTCGCATGGTGCCGCCTCGAAGTACGACGTACATACACTGGGCAAGCGATTGGCGCCATACAGCGCTGAGCTCGTTCCGGAGATGATCATTCTCAATGGTCGTGAGGGTAAACACGAAGAAGCGCTCCGACTTCTTGTACACGGTCTTGGCGACTATGATACAGCAATTCGCTATTGCCTCCTTGGAGGCAGCTCCATCTTCCATCCTTCGTCAGGTCTGGAGCCGACACAGCCTTTGCCGAGCAGAGACGAACAATCGATGCTGTTTGGCTACCTGCTTGACCAATTCTTTCAAATTGAAGATTTCAGCGAGCGACTCGACAGAACGGCAGAGTTGCTCGAAAGATTCGGAGGTTGGCTCGATGCCGCTAAGGTATTGGAGATGATTCCAGATTCTTGGTCCGTTGAACTTGTGAGCGGCTTCTTGATGCACGCGTTCCGAAATCTAGTTGCCGAGAAGAATGAAACAGTCATTGTGAAGGCACTATGTAGTGCGCAAAACATCAAGAAGGCAGTAGAGGAGATCGACCTGAGGGAGAAATTAGGTCCTGTGGTCATTCAAGCTGAGTTGGGCACAGAGGTCACCTGA
- a CDS encoding uncharacterized protein (antiSMASH:Cluster_10), with protein MSSRARVGRHDSVDSKAPRRQANACLRCYEKKVKCDMDSLGQPCTGCARDGITCQKRTRKPYPPRKESSNSISKSNSSRSSPSRDSVSSCTNPMPTPPRSIPSDSVPTPMFDSEPFSFPASYLESAPADFYNSVHDLTNIMPHSSTMDTTMTDNMMPFLSGTSDESGFAYLMDMCNPEQDPTAQHYLSLKDTASPLDPAALAFAEAQGCFSMPSHAICEDLVQSYFHYVHPTLPILNIADFLEQYTGGSFEQTSLLLLWSMFSVAANFASESTLVLSGCASREDLKKQFYARAKSLFDLAYEQDKVTQVQSALLLGYWYSDLQDHAQAWHWTGVAISTAQTIGLHRSSDARHAHGAIAAPQRRLWANIWWSCFFRDRWLSLGHGRPLRINAADCDVPMVGPDCMLDLPERAPQAWRKYVPQDLHHIVPIWTGLLQLTVVLGDILSATYQPHRAPLDSTSIADLERRVSECLPEQQARPLNPELVLFFESQARLHVEASMIALYRPYATEFLMSHADNVDPAVARLANGRIKAAATRASGILDRIITTDALRFAGPMMVPLLVPSMTVHLMQARSQDHFTSSWSKNRLELSLMVLKRLEDNYPAAAVVHRLFSQTKNDHNTVQFNFSNPTPPSSIGNSPQSNVMNHWQGAPLDLHAPLNTLNTGFPCNTAQWDSPEMGPGFDLWTLTPPDGKMFFPLDDLHVSSI; from the exons ATGTCTTCTCGAGCACGCGTCGGCCGGCACGACAGTGTCGACAGTAAGGCACCACGCAGACAAGCCAATGCTTGCCTACGATGCTACGAAAAGAAAGTCAAATGCGACATGGACAGCCTAGGCCAGCCATGCACTGGCTGTGCCCGAGACGGCATCACTTGTCAGAAGCGCACTCGAAAGCCTTACCC ACCACGCAAGGAGTCCAGCAACAGTATCTCAAAGTCCAACTCTTCGCGGAGCTCACCCTCCCGTGATTCAGTCTCTTCTTGCACAAATCCAATGCCTACGCCACCCAGGAGCATTCCATCTGACTCCGTGCCAACGCCAATGTTCGACTCCGAGCCTTTCTCCTTCCCAGCTTCCTACCTGGAATCCGCACCAGCAGATTTCTACAACTCAGTGCATGACCTTACCAACATTATGCCGCATTCCAGCACAATGGACACCACGATGACTGACAACATGATGCCATTCCTAAGTG GTACAAGTGACGAGTCAGGTTTCGCCTACCTCATGGATATGTGCAATCCAGAGCAAGATCCCACTGCACAACACTACCTGAGCCTGAAGGACACCGCATCACCACTTGACccagcagcattggcatttGCTGAGGCTCAAGGCTGCTTCTCAATGCCAAGTCACGCCATCTGCGAGGACTTGGTCCAATCCTATTTCCACTATGTCCACCCAACGCTGCCCATATTGAACATTGCGGACTTTCTGGAACAGTACACTGGCGGCTCATTCGAACAGACGAGTCTGCTCCTTCTGTGGAGCATGTTCTCTGTTGCAGCCAACTTTGCCTCCGAATCCACACTGGTCCTGTCAGGCTGCGCGAGCCGTGAGGACTTGAAGAAGCAATTCTACGCACGCGCTAAGAGTCTCTTTGACTTGGCGTACGAACAAGACAAAGTCACTCAAGTCCAGTCGGCTTTGCTCTTGGGGTACTGGTACTCAGATTTGCAGGACCACGCTCAAGCGTGGCACTGGACTGGAGTCGCAATCTCCACGGCGCAAACGATCGGCCTCCATAGGAGTTCGGATGCGAGGCACGCACACGGCGCGATTGCCGCCCCTCAGCGCCGACTTTGGGCAAACATTTGGTGGTCGTGCTTCTTCCGGGATCGCTGGCTGAGCTTGGGCCACGGACGTCCACTAAGAATCAACGCCGCGGATTGTGATGTACCAATGGTCGGCCCAGATTGTATGCTTGATCTCCCAGAGCGAGCACCTCAGGCGTGGCGCAAATATGTGCCACAAGACCTCCACCACATAGTGCCAATCTGGACTGGACTTTTGCAACTGACCGTGGTCCTTGGTGATATCCTCTCCGCAACCTACCAGCCACACAGAGCTCCCCTCGATAGCACAAGCATTGCTGATCTGGAGCGACGAGTTTCCGAGTGCTTGCCCGAACAGCAAGCCAGGCCCTTGAACCCGGAGCTGGTGCTCTTCTTTGAGTCACAAGCTCGGTTGCACGTCGAAGCCAGCATGATTGCACTTTACAGACCATATGCTACCGAGTTCCTCATGAGCCACGCGGACAATGTAGACCCTGCTGTCGCACGACTAGCAAACGGAAGAATCAAGGCAGCAGCCACCCGAGCCAGCGGTATTCTCGACCGTATCATCACGACAGATGCTCTCCGATTTGCAGGACCTATGATGGTACCTCTTCTTGTGCCCAGCATGACTGTGCACCTTATGCAAGCACGATCTCAGGATCATTTCACAAGCTCATGGAGCAAAAACCGCCTGGAGCTTTCATTAATGGTGCTCAAGCGACTGGAGGACAACTACCCAGCTGCGGCCGTGGTCCACCGACTGTTTTCGCAAACCAAGAACGACCACAACACTGTACAGTTCAACTTTTCGAACCCAACTCCTCCAAGCAGCATCGGCAACAGTCCTCAGAGCAATGTCATGAACCACTGGCAGGGTGCTCCTTTGGACCTTCACGCTCCCTTGAACACATTAAACACGGGCTTTCCCTGCAACACGGCACAATGGGACAGCCCGGAGATGGGACCAGGCTTTGACCTGTGGACCCTGACACCACCAGACGGGAAAATGTTTTTCCCGCTCGACGATCTTCACGTCAGCAGCATATAA